The Lacrimispora xylanolytica genome has a segment encoding these proteins:
- a CDS encoding acyl-CoA thioesterase/bile acid-CoA:amino acid N-acyltransferase family protein encodes MDKECLIEINPTRSFIDEAVDITISGLQSNQEIVIRAVTSDYYCINAGISEQGQNSLWESYGIFTADHNGNISLEKDSPVDGTYQACDGMGLFYSMRMKHLNKSKPLKTLSDVSENRSYHICFTVESQGKVLASKECIRRFCDETIESRALVQKSYVARYFTSRKVKKRPTVIVVSGSEGRIEKAQAIAEILAQRGYSALAVCYFGMKGISTDLNQIPLEIIENSIQWLKLQDSVDENHIGIYGRSKGGEYALAAASIFDELSCVIANTPSCYVYEGLKGMIPSRHSSWTYGGQDLPFLKFSCPVMIKMVIKKVLGQKELVRWMYQKIITSARTDKANLEVEKISGPILFLSSAEDSIWPSFLHCETAVKRLHEKKFRYDYKHCTYEKSGHMLTLPYQSISSLKKCNGNVKEWQNACLNSWKETTDFLDMWSKI; translated from the coding sequence ATGGACAAAGAATGCCTTATAGAAATAAATCCCACAAGGTCATTCATAGACGAAGCGGTTGATATAACAATCAGTGGATTGCAAAGTAATCAAGAAATTGTTATACGAGCTGTGACAAGTGATTATTATTGTATAAATGCAGGAATTTCAGAGCAGGGACAAAACTCACTATGGGAATCTTATGGTATTTTTACAGCAGACCATAATGGTAATATCTCATTAGAGAAGGACTCTCCAGTGGATGGGACGTATCAGGCTTGTGATGGAATGGGGCTTTTCTATTCCATGAGAATGAAACATCTTAATAAAAGTAAGCCATTAAAAACGCTTTCAGACGTCAGTGAAAACAGAAGCTATCATATTTGCTTCACAGTAGAATCACAGGGGAAGGTATTAGCATCTAAAGAATGTATCAGGCGGTTTTGTGATGAAACAATAGAAAGCAGAGCATTAGTTCAGAAAAGCTATGTTGCACGCTATTTCACCTCACGGAAAGTGAAAAAAAGACCAACTGTGATTGTCGTAAGCGGAAGCGAAGGCAGGATAGAAAAGGCACAGGCTATAGCTGAGATTCTGGCACAACGAGGATATTCTGCATTGGCAGTCTGCTATTTTGGAATGAAGGGGATTTCAACAGACTTAAATCAAATACCACTTGAAATTATAGAAAACTCTATACAATGGTTGAAACTACAGGATAGTGTTGATGAAAATCACATTGGAATATATGGACGTTCCAAAGGAGGAGAATATGCTCTGGCAGCAGCCTCTATTTTTGATGAACTATCTTGCGTAATTGCCAACACACCTAGCTGTTATGTTTACGAAGGATTAAAAGGCATGATACCTTCTCGCCACTCGTCCTGGACTTATGGCGGACAGGATCTGCCCTTCCTGAAATTCTCCTGCCCTGTTATGATTAAAATGGTAATCAAAAAAGTCTTAGGCCAAAAGGAGCTTGTCCGTTGGATGTATCAGAAGATAATAACAAGTGCAAGAACAGACAAAGCAAATCTAGAGGTAGAAAAAATAAGTGGACCTATTTTATTCCTTTCTTCTGCGGAAGATTCGATATGGCCCTCCTTTCTTCATTGCGAAACAGCTGTTAAAAGACTACATGAAAAAAAATTTAGATATGATTACAAGCACTGCACTTATGAAAAATCAGGTCAT
- a CDS encoding MarR family winged helix-turn-helix transcriptional regulator yields MKQYYLQQILSTIFYLSNKAQSEGDKLDDFITVKQWMALLTIMHLPKNKANYNQIASMMGYSKQNAKKLVAALERKGFVTIEKSVTDQRAVQIQISENRKSFIQDYYKRGNAYLSEMYKDLDESELQMLWNLLKKFAAFGDSNWVGYEERVPLY; encoded by the coding sequence ATGAAGCAATATTACTTACAACAAATTCTATCAACAATATTCTATTTATCTAATAAAGCTCAGTCAGAAGGAGACAAATTAGATGATTTCATTACAGTCAAACAATGGATGGCGCTCTTAACTATCATGCATTTACCAAAAAACAAAGCTAATTACAATCAAATTGCCAGCATGATGGGTTATTCAAAACAAAATGCAAAAAAGCTTGTAGCAGCCCTTGAAAGAAAGGGCTTTGTAACAATCGAGAAAAGTGTTACAGACCAACGTGCAGTACAGATTCAGATCTCAGAGAATCGTAAATCCTTTATACAGGATTACTACAAAAGAGGTAATGCATATCTAAGTGAGATGTATAAAGACCTTGATGAAAGTGAACTGCAGATGTTATGGAATTTACTTAAGAAATTCGCGGCTTTTGGTGATAGCAACTGGGTGGGATATGAAGAAAGAGTTCCTCTTTATTAA